Proteins from one Anopheles nili chromosome 2, idAnoNiliSN_F5_01, whole genome shotgun sequence genomic window:
- the LOC128731407 gene encoding endocuticle structural glycoprotein ABD-5-like: MKQFVVLASVCCVLLAGRVVLSAPAPQQGNDVQVVRSFSENNGVDGYKFTYELSDGQIRSEVGTYRDVKDAEGKDVKSLFVQGSYSFVGPDGQTYWVNYTADENGYHPKVGTGPTGGIQPGQDAPIA; this comes from the exons ATGAAACAGTTCGTTGTGCTCGCTAGTGTGTGCTGTGTCCTGCTGGCAGGACGCGTCGTCCTGTCTGCTCCGGCTCCGCAGCAGGGCAACGATGTGCAAGTCGTGCGAAGCTTCAGCGAAAATAACGGTGTCGATGGGTACAAGTTCAC GTACGAGCTGAGTGATGGACAGATCCGCTCGGAAGTCGGCACCTACCGGGATGTGAAGGATGCCGAGGGCAAGGACGTAAAGTCGCTGTTTGTGCAGGGCTCGTACTCGTTCGTTGGTCCCGATGGTCAGACGTACTGGGTGAACTACACCGCTGATGAGAACGGCTATCATCCGAAGGTTGGCACTGGACCTACGGGAGGAATTCAACCCGGACAGGACGCACCGATCGCCTAA
- the LOC128730950 gene encoding endocuticle structural glycoprotein SgAbd-5-like produces the protein MQLSLLTFIGLVLATGGSLAAPVDSVATPYIVQFENNNAQNEGYSFGVELSDDQRRKEEGTIRYGKDDEGNDVQFVAVQGRYSYVGDDGRTYWVEYVADENGYRSRMGTGDYDTDRKLELTNDRKPGRFFT, from the exons ATGCAGTTGAGTTTGTTGACTTTCATAGGGCTAGTGTTGGCCACCGGTGGCTCTTTGGCGGCACCAGTCGATTCCGTGGCCACACCATACATCGTACAGTTCGAGAACAACAACGCTCAGAACGAGGGCTACAGCTTTGG GGTCGAATTGAGTGATGACCAACGTCGCAAGGAAGAAGGCACTATCCGGTACGGCAAGGACGACgaaggcaacgacgtgcaatTCGTAGCCGTCCAAGGACGCTACTCGTACGTTGGAGACGATGGCCGCACGTACTGGGTGGAATACGTCGCGGACGAGAACGGTTACCGCTCCCGGATGGGCACTGGCGACTACGATACCGATCGCAAGCTGGAGTTGACGAACGATCGTAAGCCAGGTCGCTTCTTCACCTAA
- the LOC128721255 gene encoding uncharacterized protein LOC128721255, which yields MELLGSGKCVGIGLLLVGFLLAQIGSGSAFLTVNHVVTERISNQTDFVNNVLSDELPLRIVEYSQYVYDWDRDTLKVNGKWVLNSPNDDYLYFVEYSQKIDKSTGFKEILANLQEKQLITDIRRVERVKPQSFHFEKTIFFGKK from the exons ATGGAACTTTTGGGAAGCGGCAAGTGCGTCGGTATTGGACTCCTGCTGGTCGGTTTCCTGCTGGCGCAGATCGGCTCAGGCAGCGCGTTCCTCACCGTGAATCACGTCGTCACCGAGCGCATCTCCAATCAGACGGATTTCGTTAACAACGTGCTCAGTGACGA gttgcCGCTGCGGATCGTGGAGTACTCGCAGTACGTGTACGATTGGGACCGGGACACGTTGAAAGTCAACGGAAAGTGGGTTTTAAATTCACCCAACGACGACTACCTGTACTTCGTGGAGTACAGCCAGAAAATTGACA aATCGACCGGGTTTAAGGAGATACTGGCAAACCTGCAGGAGAAACAGCTGATCACCGATATCCGACGGGTGGAGCGGGTCAAACCACAAAGTTTCCACTTCGAGAAGACGATTTTCTTCGGCAAAAAGTAA
- the LOC128720879 gene encoding uncharacterized protein LOC128720879 — protein sequence MASIRLVAVTVCVLAVTYTVSGRPQFPFLQGGIGLQTPIGGIHLGVPTGLTVNVGRKPPEQPPVQAIPVEVTPVSTTPLPESTRIPTTSGLGVRLDESPQPVSSSTEGTMPVDEQELNSLEPCPGVDPAPESTDDESATTTEVPCGGIGAGNRINPKQAALLSLVG from the exons ATGGCATCGATCCGTTTGGTGGCCGttacggtgtgtgtgttggcagTGACCTACACGGTCTCGGGACG ACCACAGTTTCCGTTCCTGCAAGGAGGCATCGGACTGCAGACACCAATTGGGGGCATACATCTTGGTGTACCTACCGGGCTGACGGTGAATGTTGGTCGAAAACCTCCTGAGCAACCACCAGTTCAGGCCATTCCCGTTGAGGTCACACCCGTCTCGACTACGCCACTTCCCGAAAGCACACGGATTCCTACAACCAGTGGCTTAGGGGTGCGTCTGGATGAATCCCCGCAACCGGTGTCATCATCCACCGAAGGAACCATGCCGGTGGATGAACAGGAGCTAAACTCTCTGGAACCGTGTCCGGGCGTTGACCCGGCGCCGGAATCAACCGATGACGAATCTGCCACGACAACGGAAGTGCCGTGCGGTGGAATCGGAGCTGGAAACAGGATCAACCCGAAGCAGGCCGCGTTGCTTTCACTCGTCGGGTAA
- the LOC128730970 gene encoding uncharacterized protein LOC128730970, which yields MYHRLLFALLLLAGSGGIYTTLANTFQVISSRLETIDVTDYCDGLTAELHEPGTSVIVLQIGRSNRAIQIVPSEPKPPLYCDLDQLEQMILDNEVVVKSHRTVEYVTLITPDGEFLLTLERTDEKHVLEFESKVGGLTDKEKLLLSLLGGGSGTRVKSFAPVKNT from the exons ATGTATCACAGGTTGCTTTTCGCTTTGCTACTGCTTGCCGGCAGCGGTGGCATTTACACGACACTTGCCAACACCTTTCAAGTGATCTCCAGTCGGCTGGAAACGATCGACGTCACCGACTACTGTGATGGGTTAACGGCGGAGCTACACGAACCGGGTACGTCGGTTATTGTGCTGCAAATCGGACGTTCGAACCGTGCGATTCAGATTGTGCCGAGTGAACCGAAGCCACCATTGTATTGTGACCTCGATCAACTAGAGCAGATGATCCTTGACAA TGAGGTCGTCGTGAAAAGCCACCGTACGGTGGAGTACGTTACGTTGATCACCCCCGATGGCGAGTTCCTGCTGACCCTGGAGCGAACTGATGAGAAGC ATGTGTTGGAGTTCGAATCGAAGGTCGGTGGGTTGACAGATAAAGAGAAACTCCTGCTTTCGCTTCTCGGTGGAGGTAGTGGAACTCGAGTGAAGAGCTTTGCGCCGGTGAAAAATACCTAA
- the LOC128730981 gene encoding uncharacterized protein LOC128730981 gives MKKLRLIAVGVGFVLLLKIALSASAPLDDAPLEKHNLEQMRTIVEGIIHSGVDISLDEHQIRFIKADPSTVREDVYIFSTDDATIITVTIEEVVDKNYVPKVVSFADIFVDNGQKLLLSMLGGGNIKTLTVSKDR, from the exons atgaaAAAGCTACGTCTGATAGCAGTAGGCGTCggttttgtgctgctgctCAAAATCGCTCTGTCCGCGAGTGCTCCGCTGGATGACGCTCCGTTGGAGAAGCATAACTTGGAGCAGATGCGTACCATCGTTGAAGGGATCATCCACAGTGG CGTCGACATAAGCCTGGACGAGCATCAGATTCGTTTCATCAAAGCTGACCCATCGACCGTCAGAGAGGACGTCtacattttctccaccgaCGATGCCACTATCATTACTGTTACTATCGAAGAGGTTGTCG ATAAAAACTACGTCCCAAAAGTGGTCTCCTTCGCGGACATCTTCGTGGACAACGGACAAAAACTGCTGCTGTCGATGCTCGGCGGTGGCAACATTAAAACATTAACCGTTAGCAAAGACCGGTGA